One Candidatus Thermoplasmatota archaeon DNA segment encodes these proteins:
- a CDS encoding DUF6687 family protein — protein MALRFVHASRAPPVERTVCVDGSAPAALCLGHHPESRTPERYAADTGVECALRFLEDPSPPGPFSFVTNDHYDADGVLSAWALLEPEAARHHRELLVAAAECGDYAEVGSEEALQVSAALAGILDHRASPLSASIAGLALPQAEERAYEFALSNVASMLRGPDAWRELWGDEHAWWSRSLDAPLSVTELAPARLGVVESDDEPHPAVLFAKARGDLVLLVVRKEGGYAYRAEWRPHAWARTVRRPPIRRTSLEKLCLPLNALETNRRGRWMHDGYPGRGRSEALAFVSPGGAPEVSTLEPTEVVGRLAWFLVDRRQDPPATNAPQQDF, from the coding sequence GTGGCACTTCGGTTCGTCCATGCATCCCGGGCCCCGCCGGTGGAGCGCACGGTGTGCGTGGACGGCTCGGCGCCGGCCGCGTTGTGCCTGGGCCACCATCCCGAAAGCCGTACGCCGGAGCGGTACGCCGCCGACACCGGCGTCGAGTGCGCGCTTCGGTTCCTCGAAGACCCGTCGCCGCCCGGGCCTTTTTCCTTCGTCACGAACGACCATTACGACGCCGACGGCGTGCTCTCCGCCTGGGCCCTCCTCGAGCCCGAGGCCGCGCGCCATCATCGGGAACTCCTTGTCGCGGCGGCCGAATGCGGCGACTACGCCGAGGTGGGATCCGAGGAGGCGCTGCAGGTCTCGGCCGCGCTTGCCGGCATCCTCGACCATCGAGCCTCGCCGCTTTCCGCCTCGATCGCGGGCCTTGCGCTGCCGCAGGCCGAGGAGCGCGCCTACGAGTTCGCGCTCTCGAACGTCGCCTCCATGCTGCGCGGACCGGACGCGTGGCGCGAGCTTTGGGGCGACGAGCACGCGTGGTGGTCTCGAAGCTTGGACGCGCCGCTTTCGGTCACGGAGCTTGCTCCCGCGCGGCTTGGCGTCGTGGAGTCCGACGACGAGCCGCACCCGGCCGTCCTTTTCGCCAAGGCACGCGGTGACCTCGTGCTCTTGGTCGTGCGGAAGGAGGGCGGATACGCCTACCGGGCCGAGTGGCGGCCGCACGCATGGGCAAGGACGGTGCGGCGGCCGCCGATCCGTCGCACGTCGCTTGAGAAGTTGTGCCTGCCGCTCAACGCGCTCGAAACCAATCGGCGCGGGCGATGGATGCACGACGGCTACCCGGGGCGCGGCCGATCCGAGGCGCTCGCGTTTGTCTCGCCCGGCGGCGCGCCGGAGGTCTCGACGCTTGAGCCCACGGAGGTCGTCGGGCGGCTCGCGTGGTTCCTTGTCGACCGCCGACAGGATCCCCCCGCGACGAACGCGCCGCAGCAAGACTTTTAA
- a CDS encoding ArsA-related P-loop ATPase gives MGELRIVLGKGGAGRTTVAAALCLSAARKGRAATLVTLSPLAPGTGVAGDETLDPIPFRTLAIDPRAELDAAVARVTGLRLLPRLLSFHPAYAALADVAPGVKEVASLDRIVALSRQTDLVVVDAPATGHGRNLLLAPRKAADLVAGRLRERALAVESALREPTCRATVVATPEEMPVREARELLELLDANGFHAERPVLNRCLPAVTQDEEEGDRLAALANAAGPAEPWAKAARWIDRAHREGEVAAADLPSPRRVPWIPSPAGRLARVADAMEAP, from the coding sequence GTGGGCGAGCTTCGCATCGTGCTTGGCAAGGGCGGCGCGGGCCGCACCACCGTCGCCGCCGCGCTCTGCCTCTCCGCCGCGCGCAAGGGACGCGCCGCCACGCTCGTCACGCTCTCCCCGCTTGCCCCCGGGACGGGCGTTGCAGGCGACGAGACGCTCGACCCGATCCCGTTCCGCACGCTTGCGATCGACCCGCGCGCGGAGCTCGACGCCGCCGTCGCGCGCGTGACGGGCCTTCGCCTTCTGCCGCGCCTTCTTTCCTTCCACCCCGCCTACGCGGCGCTCGCCGACGTCGCGCCCGGCGTGAAGGAGGTCGCGTCCCTCGACCGCATCGTCGCGCTTTCGCGCCAGACCGACCTCGTCGTCGTGGACGCGCCCGCGACCGGCCACGGCCGAAACCTTCTCCTTGCGCCCCGCAAGGCGGCCGACCTCGTCGCCGGGCGCCTGCGCGAACGCGCGCTCGCCGTGGAGTCCGCCCTGCGCGAGCCCACGTGCCGCGCCACCGTCGTCGCCACGCCGGAGGAGATGCCCGTCCGCGAGGCGCGCGAGCTTCTCGAGCTCCTTGACGCGAACGGGTTCCACGCGGAGCGGCCCGTCCTCAACCGCTGCCTTCCGGCCGTGACGCAAGACGAGGAGGAGGGCGATCGCCTGGCCGCGCTTGCAAACGCGGCGGGTCCCGCCGAGCCCTGGGCGAAGGCGGCCCGATGGATCGACCGCGCGCACCGCGAGGGCGAAGTCGCCGCCGCCGATCTTCCGTCGCCCCGCCGCGTGCCGTGGATCCCTTCCCCCGCGGGACGCCTTGCGCGCGTCGCCGACGCGATGGAGGCGCCATGA